Proteins encoded within one genomic window of Candidatus Angelobacter sp.:
- a CDS encoding MFS transporter — translation MNFNRAKTGVFVLEGLNAVSTTYYFYYLYFFTERTFHFDKFHNLLLAAALGFLYTIASALCGRFAQKRGYFLSLKIGFATMAGSLAVGAVVTSLPGHLLVMTVCNIGMCFTWPTLEALVSENEPPLRLQRMVGIYNLVWAGGGAFAYFTGGAMLENLGLRSIFITPGMIILVQLAFLLRLEHAGRMPAGQPQATEAPNKIAPAHPEDRLRSPVSPQTFLKMAWLANPFAYLAINTLIAVMPSLAKHLELTPQLAGFCGSLWMFVRFVAFWLLWRRPGWHYRFRWLAGAYAALIVSFGLILLAPNVGVLVAAQCVFGFATGLIYYSSLYYAMDVGETKGEHGGLHEAALGAGSCAGPGIGAAALHFFPNNPDGSTWAVSALLLAGLAGLFALRFWRRSDSPLLQNGQTHHAGGN, via the coding sequence ATGAATTTCAACCGGGCAAAAACAGGTGTCTTTGTTCTCGAAGGGCTCAATGCGGTCTCGACGACTTATTATTTTTACTACCTTTATTTTTTCACAGAGCGGACATTTCACTTTGACAAGTTTCACAATCTTCTACTTGCGGCAGCGTTGGGATTTCTCTACACGATAGCGTCAGCCCTTTGCGGGCGTTTTGCGCAGAAGCGCGGATATTTTCTCTCGTTAAAGATCGGCTTCGCGACCATGGCTGGCTCCCTGGCAGTCGGGGCGGTCGTCACAAGTTTGCCGGGCCACCTTCTCGTGATGACCGTCTGCAACATTGGGATGTGCTTTACATGGCCGACGCTGGAGGCGCTGGTCAGCGAAAACGAGCCGCCCTTGCGCCTGCAAAGAATGGTGGGCATCTACAACCTCGTCTGGGCGGGCGGCGGAGCGTTCGCCTATTTCACCGGCGGCGCAATGCTGGAAAACCTGGGCCTGCGCAGCATATTCATAACACCCGGGATGATAATCCTCGTTCAACTCGCGTTCCTGCTTCGGCTCGAGCACGCCGGCCGAATGCCCGCCGGACAGCCTCAAGCGACGGAGGCGCCAAACAAAATTGCCCCGGCGCACCCGGAAGATCGACTGCGTTCGCCTGTAAGTCCGCAAACGTTTTTGAAGATGGCTTGGCTCGCCAATCCGTTCGCCTACCTCGCGATCAACACGCTGATTGCTGTGATGCCGAGTCTTGCGAAGCATCTGGAGCTGACGCCTCAACTTGCTGGCTTCTGCGGATCGCTCTGGATGTTCGTGCGCTTTGTGGCGTTCTGGCTGTTGTGGCGCCGGCCCGGCTGGCACTACCGTTTTCGCTGGCTGGCCGGCGCCTATGCGGCGCTGATCGTCAGCTTCGGACTGATTCTGCTGGCCCCGAATGTTGGCGTGCTTGTCGCCGCGCAATGCGTATTTGGATTCGCGACCGGACTGATCTATTACTCATCGTTGTATTACGCGATGGATGTAGGTGAAACCAAAGGGGAGCATGGTGGTCTTCACGAGGCGGCCCTTGGCGCCGGCAGTTGCGCGGGGCCGGGCATTGGCGCGGCTGCCCTGCACTTTTTTCCGAACAATCCGGATGGTAGCACGTGGGCGGTGAGTGCGCTGCTGTTGGCCGGGTTGGCCGGCCTCTTCGCGCTCCGGTTTTGGCGCCGTTCCGATTCTCCCTTGCTACAAAATGGCCAAACCCATCATGCTGGCGGCAATTAA